Genomic DNA from Nomascus leucogenys isolate Asia chromosome 10, Asia_NLE_v1, whole genome shotgun sequence:
GATGGGACTTCACCTCTGGGCAACTGCACTCTACCATCCTTCCTGTAGAACTCTGAGGAACCGACGGTCTTTTATCTTGGAGGATGTtccaatcaattttttttttttttttttttttcagacagagtctctgtctggccaggctggagtacagtgccacaatcctggctcactgtaacgcctgcctcctgggttcaagtgattctcctgcctcagccttctgagtaactggaattacaagcgcctgccaccatgcccagctaatttttgtatttttagtagagatggggtttcaccacgttggccagactggtctcaaactcacaaCCTCCAGTGGtactcctgccctggcctcccagagtgctgggattataggcgtgagacactaACCCTGGcccaaaaattgttttaagaagaGGTCTGCCAATGTTTCCCCACtgcacttgaactcctgggctcaagcagtcctcctgctgtggctcctgagtagctgggactacagactcaagtcaccacacctggccacattcCACAATTTAGAGAAAGTCCACAACCTGGAATCCTAGGGAGACCCCGATTCCCCTCAAAACTGCCACTAAGAAGGTAAAACCCTGCCCCTCTGAGGCAGGCTTCAGTTTCCCTGTGTGTGAAATTGACTTGGCGCTGGGAGAGGCTGGTGGAGGCGTGGATTTTGCAGTTTCTCTACAACATTCTGGAAGCCTGTGGTTTTGGGAAAGGGTGGCGTGGAGAAGACTGGGAAACAACCAGTGGTTACCAGAGCTGGAGCACCTCCTCCGCCTCCGAGCTCTAGGACTGGGAACCCCAGGCTTCGGGGGTCCCTGTGGAGGACGCAGGTGGCCCCCTCTTTCCTGACATctcaggagagggaggggaaacTGGCTAGGGGAAGAAAAGAACAGGAAGGGTATACAGCCAGGTGGGGAAAGGGCCAAATCCCTGAACAACCCCTTCCCATAGTTCCTCTTCAAGTGCAGGGTACCCAAGGTCAAGGCCTCGCCCCCTTTCCAGAGGCCCCTTTTCTACCCAGGTGATGGCTCCTGGCTGGGAGGGGAAGCAGATGGAGGGAGGcgatgggggaggaggggaagggagaggcagTGGATGAAGGAGAATGGAAGTGATGACATCCCCCTTAGCCCATTCATCCCATTCAGGTCCCCACACCCCACCTGCACTGCCAATGCCAACctcagaaggaggaagagggagctAGGCTTAGAAGGCTCAGGCCCTGCCCCCTGGGCCACACCGATCATGTGGCCTTCCTTCTCCCCACAGAAGGCCCGACCATGGACACCTCCTGAGCTGGAGGTCATCCCCCATCTCCaccctgttttttctttctttttctttctttctttctttctctctttctttctttcttttctttttttctttctttctttcttttctttttttctttcttctttctttctttctttctttccttttttttttttttttttttttttttttgagacggagtctcgctctgtcgcccaggctggagtgcagtggcgcaatctcggctcactgcaagctctgcctcccgggttcatgccattctcctgcctcagcctctcggagtagctgggactacaggcgcccgccaccacgcccggctaattttttgtatttttagtagagacggggtttcaccgtggtctcgatctcctgacctcgtgatccgcccgcctcggcctcccaaagtgctgggattacaagcgtgagccaccgcgcccggtctctctctctctctctttctttctttctttccttctctttctttctttctttctttctttctttctttctttctttctttctttctccttccttccttccttccttccttccttccttccttccttccttccttccttctttctttcctttcgaTGGTGTTTcgctctgtcgtgcaggctggagtgcagtggtgagatctcggctcactgcaagctccccctcctaggttcactccattctcctgcctcagcttcccaagtagcttggactacaagcgcccgccaacAAGCCCGgataagtttttgtatttttagtagagacggggtgtcaccgttttagcaggatggtcttgatctcctgacctcatgatccaccccagcgtcagcctcccaaagtggtgggattacaggcgtgaaccaccgcgcccagcggtCCACCCTGTTTTCTACAGAGTTCTGATACTGTGACTCCGTATAAAATGGTTTGGAAGCTGGACccaccctgtgtgtgtgtggttgccCTGAGCCCACAGAAAGACACCTCCAGAGTGCGGATTGAGAAGCTTTAATTATGGGCGGATCCGGGCGTCTGCGGGCTCCGGAAGTCGGGATGGACTCGGAAGGCTGGGGGGAGGGGCCTTTGAGGAAGAGGAGTCCTGGAAGCGGGGGTCGTCACAGGTCCAGGGGTGGTCCTTGGGACCCCCGCAGTCAGTGGTGCTGCGGCGGCAGAGTCCACATTGACAGCTGAGAGCCACGGCGTAGGAGACCACGGGGTTCACGCCGCGCCGGCAGCCAGAGAGCCGGATGGACTCGAAGCGCACATCGCGGTAGTTGCACACCGCCTGAGGCAGGGGCGGCATGACGGACTGCAGCACCCTCGTCTGGAAGCCGTGTGAGTTGGGGAATCAGCATGTGCCTGGGGCCAGCGCCTCAGCTGAGCTCCCCAGCTGCCCCCACAGGTCTCAGACTCACGAGTCCAGGAAGCCCTCTGTTCCTGCCCTCCCACACCCCATTCCCCAGCCCCTGACCGGAGAGGCAGACCACCCTTCCTCCCCCGCTGCCTCTGTGGGTCTGGCCCTGAGGTGGCAGCAtctgcccctggccccaggcAGCTCACCTTGGTGGCACAGTAGCCGGCACAGATGGTGGTGTTGACGGTGACGCACACGGAGCAGCCTTCCTTCTCGATCGGCAGGGTGGCATTGACGGGGTGGCACCGTGGCCGAAGCGGCTCACTGGATGCCCATGTCCCGCCCATGCTCAGCAGCAGCAACATCAGCAGCCCCTGGGACAAGGACACTGGTTCACCCGGGTCGGAGACCGGAGCCCTGAGCCCTGGCCTTCCCATCCCCCGGGGTACACCACCCACAAAGACCCAGAGACCCTTCCTGGCATCTCCTATTCGGGACCCACCACCGGGACACCTGCCTTTCAGAGCCCACCCCACAGCCCAGAGGACCTGAGATACCCCAACATTTGAGATCCCCACCCTCAGGAACTGCCCCACCTGAAGCTTACTGGGGGTCACGCTCTTCCAGAAAGAGGCCTCCTTCCACAGCTCACACGAGTCTGCCCCTTCTCATGCCAGTGATGGCCTGGAAGGAGGTGGAAGGTGCCCAGGGGCCCTGCAGTCTTACCTGGAGCATCTCCATCCTTGATGCTTCCCCTTCCTTGTGTACCTGCCTTTATACCTCGGGGTTGTGGGGGCGGCAAGGCCACCAGGAGGTGGTAGGATGCTGTGGTGAGCTCGACACTAACCCCTCGGTGGGCGAAAGGTAGACAAGGCCAGGGAGGCGCAGGAGTGGCTCAGCGGAGCACCCCAGCCCTCTCCCCTCAGTGGTCCAGCGCCAAGGGTGAGGCGGAGACCACGGTGAAGTGACCTCAGAGACTGAGTCCTCGAGTGCTAGGGACTAGTCGAGGCTGGAGGCACAGGGAGTAGGGTGTAGGAAGGCCTGTCTCTGCCTATCGTGGGGTCTTGGGAACCAGGAGGAGGCCGTGACCCGAGAAAGGTGCTGGACTGAAGCCTCGACCCTCCTCTACTTGAGCCATTCCTGTGCCACAGTCCAACCTCCCAGGAGGGGCGCTGCTTCGGACTTAGCTTCTGCCCAATGAGAGAGGGTCTCCCCGTGATTGTGCTGCCAGGGAAGCCACTTGACCCAGATGCCCCCAAAGAGGGATTCAGCCCGAGCCCCACCTCTCCCTTAGGGACCTCCGCCCACCCTACCCTCAAGCCAGGATGCCCAGAGAGGTCCCCGGAAATGCGTGTGCTTCAGGTGATTTAACTGATTATTGAATAGGCCCTCAGGGCGTGTGTCCTGCCCGCGGGGCCGCAGCCTGGAAGGACCTTATCTGGACTTAGTCCCTTCCCCGCGATCCAGCCGTAGCTGAGTGAGCGTGTCTGGGCTAGTCCTGTTTCCACACTGGGGATAGAGTTAATGAGTGCGAGCCCACCTTGGTCCGGACACCGCGTAGAGAGCGGAGGTCTAGAGCTCGGCTCCGCCCCCAGGCCAGGGGGCGTGTCTGGGGTTGGGCTGGCCGGGCCGGCTCCCACTGGCCCGGGCTTCCAGTTGCCTGAGCGGGAGTTCTCCGTGCTGTAGGCTTTCGGGACGCTGTGGATGCCCGGCAGGGGTTCCAGTGGGGGCCATCCCCGGTCGCCTCCGGCGGGCGGAAGCGGTCGAGCTGGCGGTGCGTTTGCAGCGAGGGGCTGTAGGATTCCTGAGCCAGAGAAAGGGCCTCGCCGGGCGGCGCTGGAGGCGGCCGGGAGGAGGGCGGACAGGGCGGCCGCTGCTGCCGTGGCCCCAGACCTGGGGCGTCTCTTCGAAGCTCCAGTAGGTCAGGTAGTCCTTGCGGGGGTATCCGGACAGCTCCGTCCTGTGGGAGCAGGGCAGGATGGTGGGGATACAGCTGGATCCTTGGGGACGAGGTTCAGACCTCGGGATCTAAGGAGTCTGCACACTCAAACTCCTGCATTTCCAGGAGAGGATCCCCTTCGGAAGGACGCGACCGGGCACGCGTAGCCTGCGTTCCTGGGTCCTCGAGGTACTTAACGTCCTGGAAACTGAGCTTTCGCATCCTGGGGAAGGAAATGGGGGCTTTCGCTTCCTTGCGAAAGAGTATCTGGGGGCTGAAGTACAGAAGGAGGCCCTGCCCTCAGATCCAGAATCCCCTGGAGCCGCTGTGCAGGCTTCCTGTCCCTACCGCGGTTCCTGAGCGTTGACACTAAGGACTCCTGGGTGCTAAAAgcgggaggggctggggcctcaACTGTGGTTGTTGCTGCTAC
This window encodes:
- the LOC100581725 gene encoding choriogonadotropin subunit beta 3-like, whose protein sequence is MLLLLSMGGTWASSEPLRPRCHPVNATLPIEKEGCSVCVTVNTTICAGYCATKTRVLQSVMPPLPQAVCNYRDVRFESIRLSGCRRGVNPVVSYAVALSCQCGLCRRSTTDCGGPKDHPWTCDDPRFQDSSSSKAPPPSLPSPSRLPEPADARIRP
- the LOC100582058 gene encoding LOW QUALITY PROTEIN: uncharacterized protein LOC100582058 (The sequence of the model RefSeq protein was modified relative to this genomic sequence to represent the inferred CDS: inserted 3 bases in 3 codons; deleted 1 base in 1 codon), giving the protein MGDNLWLGLRAQDPWRAVRPAQSPRACRPHADYGDQGFRRKAQTPRLAPPTDHKVPEQRDEGAVHWLSQRGPARPGILRAPXPHNSQTTTAGGLPSIRPRRPEPPTALSNHLSAGLSVLSQDGAVRIPPQGLPDLLELRRDAPGLGPRXAAAALSALLPAASSAARRALSLAQESYSPSLQTHRQLDRFRPPEATGDGPHWXPLPGIHSVPKAYSTENSRSGNWKPGPVGAGPASPTPDTPPGLGAEPSSRPPLSTRCPDQGGLALINSIPSVETGLAQTRSLSYGWIAGKGLSPDKVLPGCGPAGRTHALRAYSIIS